The genome window CCCGGATAGACGGACACCCGAGCGTGCGGCTTCCGCGCGCTGCGGACCTTCTTCCGCCCGCACTTGGGCGTCTGGTGGCACAAGCCGCGAGTGAGACCGAGGTGACAGCGTTGACAGCGCGGCGCATCGCAGGTGTCGCCGCCGCCGGGCTGCGCATCGTGCCGACCTCCTCCACGACGACCGTCGGCCGAGTCGATCTGTGGGCGGATGTCTCGTCGGGGCTACCGCTACGCGTCGAGATCTACCCGCGCGGCTCGCAGGATCCGGTGCTGTCGTCGAGCTTCCTCGACGTCACTCTTGCTCCGCCGCAACGTCCGATCACTCGCTTCCGCCTACCTCGCGGAGCGATGCTGAACTACCGGTCGGTGACGGACTTCGCACACGAGGTGAATGAAGCATCTCCCTACGTGCTGCCGGAGGAGCTCGGCGGCATGACACGCGCGACCAGCGTGACGCGTGCTGCGGGCACATACGGCGAAGGGTTCGATCGGGTGAGCGTGCTGGCACTTCCCAGTCACCTGTCACCCGAACGCGCCGACGCGCTCGACTCGGCTCCCGTGGTCTCGCGGTCCTGGGGTTCAGCGCGCGTCCTGGAGACCCCGCTGGTGAACACGCTGTTCTTCACCTACGGCCACGCCGCGTTCATCGTCTCGGGCCCGGTCACGACCGACGTCCTAGAGGAAGTCGCGGCCGATCTCACCGCGCTGGCGACAGAGGCGGCGCTGTGAGCGCGGTCGTGCGAACCGATGGGCTCACCAAACGGTTCGGCGCGCTCGCGGCCGTCGATGAGGTCAGCCTCGAGGTGCATCGAGGCGACCTCTTCGGTTTCCTCGGCCCCAACGGGTCGGGAAAGACGACGACACTGAGGATGATCCTCGGGTTGATGTTCCCGACCGGGGGCAGCATCGAGGTGCTGGGGCGCCCGGTGCCGAGGAAGGTGCGCGAGGTGCTGCCGCGGATCGGCGCGCTGGTGGAAGGCCCCGGGTTCTACCCGCACCTATCCGCCCGCAGCAACCTCGCGCTGTTCGATGCGGCCGGTCCGGGTGGAGCCAAACGCACCCGCCACGCCCGTATCGACGACGCTCTGGAGCGCGTAGGTCTGGCCGGCGTCGGGCGCAAGCCGTTCAAGGCTTTCTCCACCGGGATGCAGCAGCGTCTGGGGCTCGCGAGCGCCCTGCTGCGCCCGCACGAGCTATTGATCCTGGACGAGCCGACGAACGGGCTCGACCCGCAAGGGATGCGCGACATCCGCGCTCTGTTGGTGGAACTGGTCGCGCAAGGCACGACGATCGTTCTGTCCAGCCACCTCCTGGGCGAGATCGAGAGCATCTGCACGCGCGCCGCGATCGTCCACCGGGGGCGCCTCCTGGCCCAGGACGAGATCCCGACGTTGTTGGCGCCGACCGGGCGCGTGCGTATCGTCACCGAAGACGCGGCGCAGGCGGAGAGGGTGCTCGGGCATTCGAATGGCTTCCATTCCGTCACGCGCGATCGATCGGGACTCGCGCTTCAGCTCGGCGGTGCGTCGCCCGAGGAGCTGAACCGGCGGCTCGTGACCAACGGTATCGACGTCCGCGAGCTGATCGTGGAGCGACCCACGTTGGAAGACGTGTTCCTGAAGCTCACCGCTGGAGGTCCACGTGTTCCTGGTTGAGATCCGCAAGCTGCTAACGCGGCCTCGCACCTGGGTCACGATCGCGTTGCTGACCTCACTGCCGACGATCGTGGCGGTGTTCTTGAAGGTGAGCGGCGTGGGGCCCCGGGCAGGCTCGGGTCCCCCCTTCCTCTCACAGGTGCTGAGCAACGGCGCGTTGTTCCCGGTCGCGGCTCTCGCGCTGATCCTTCCTGTCTTCCTGCCGATCGCGGTATCGGTCATCGCCGGTGACGCCGTGGCCGGCGAAGCCTCGGCGGGAACGCTTCGCTACCTGTTGATCCGCCCGGTTGGCCGCACGAGGTTGCTGTTCACGAAGCTCGCGATCACGACGGTGTTCGTGTTCCTGGCTGTCGTGATCGTGGCGGGCGTCGGCTACGTCGTCGGCGCCACGTTCTTCGGGATCAAGCCGCTTCCGACGGTGTCGGGCGCGCGGATCGCGGCGGAGGATGCGACCTGGCGAACCGCGGTGAGCGTGTGCTTCATCGCGGTCTCGATGCTCGGGGTAGCCAGCATCGCACTGTTCCTGTCGACCATCACCGATTCGGGTCTCGGCGCCGCGCTGGGTGCGATGGCGGCGCTCGTTACCTCGCAGGTGCTGGACCTGCTGGTGGCCGCGGAGAGCATCCGCCCCTACCTGCCGACCCACTACTGGCTCGCGTTCGTAGACCTGTTCAGGTATCCCGTGTTGTGGCACGACGTCATCCGTGGATTCGCGATCCAAGGCGTCTACATCGCGGTCTTCCTGGGCGCCGCGTGGGCGAACTTCGCGACGAAGGACATCAAGAGCTAGGTCCCCATCCGAGAGCACCAGGTTTTGAGCGCGCGTATGGTCGCTATACGACCATTCAAACGCTCAAAACCTGGGTTGGGAGTGGGCCGAGAGCTAGGTCCCGAGCCGGCTCAGCCTCTGACAGTCGTTCGGTTCCGGAGCAGTCAGGGTCTTTCCCCGCAGCGTCTGCACGATCAGCCCGAGCACCATCGGGTCGCGCGGCAGGTCGCCGTGGCCGGCCGTCGACGTCGGGCACACCGACTGCACCTGCACGTTCACCGCCCCCTCGAGCGTGGCCGTTTCGGGAGGAGTCACGGTCTCGTCGAACGAGGTCCACACGGTGACGAAGCTCGGCCCCGCGGGCGTCTCGTCCGGCTCGTTCAGCTCTTCGAGGAACCCCGACCCGGGCGTCATCTGCTCGCAGGCACCGGTGCACAACCCGGGGTCGGCGACCGCGGCTGCGCCCGCGATGTTCGTGCCGTGGTGCGGCGAACCCAGAGTTACCACGTGTCGGGCTCGGTGGAGCCCGTCGTGGTGCTCCAGGTACGCGCGGATCACGAGGCCGCCCATCGAGAAGCCGATGAGATCGACCGTGGACGAGCGTGTCGCTTCGACGGCCGCGGCGACGGTTCCGGCCGACTCCGTGATGTCGCCGATGCCGCCGCCGGGGAGATCGACCGACGTCACCTGCAGCCCCTCGCGCTGGAGCCGCGCCTGGATCGCCGCCATCGCCGACGAATCGCCGCCGAAGCCATGAACCAACACGACAGGGACGGGCCCAGATGCGCGCGGCGGCGGCTCGCTCTGCGTTCGGAGCAGGAGGACTACCGCGACCAGCGTGAGCGCGGTGAGTGCCGCGCTCACGATCAGCAGCCGGCGGCGTTGTGGGCTAAGAGCTGACAGCACGGCTCCATTGTGCGGGTGGCTCGGGCGTTCGGAGACCGCCCTCGGGTACCGTCCAACGCGTGAACCACGACCCGGTCCTGATCACCGGCTGCTCCACGGGCATCGGCCGGGCCACCGCGCTGCGCCTAGCCCGGAAGGGTTGGACGGTGTACGCGACGGCTCGTCGTCCGGAGACGGTCGCGGATCTACCCGGCTGCGAGGCTCTACAACTGGACGTGACGGACGAGGATTCGATGCGGTCCGCGGTCGATCACGTCGAGCAGCGTCACGGCGCCGTCGGCGCACTGGTGAACAACGCCGGGTACGGCGTCCACGGTGCATTCGAGACGACAGACCTCGACGAGGTGCGGGTTCAGTTCGAGACGAACTTCTTCGGGATGGCCCGCCTCACCCAGCTCGTCCTGCCGGGGATGAGGGCGGCACGGGCGGGCCGGATCGTGAACATCTCTTCCATGGGCGGACGTTTCACCTTCCCCGGCGGCGCCTTCTACCACGCGAGCAAACACGCGGTAGAGGCGATGAGCGACGCGCTCCGGTTCGAGGTGGCGGGCTTCGGGATCACCGTGGTCGTGATCGAGCCGGGCGTCATCAAGACACCTTTCGGCGACACCGCGATCGCAACCGTCGCCCACGCCGTCGAGGAGAACGATCCCTACTCGAGGTTCAACCAAGACCTCATGCTTCGCTTCGACAGCGCATACAACGGAACGATGAGCCGGTTCGCCGCGTCGCCTCCGGAGGCCGTTGCGAGAGTGATAGAGCGGGCGATCCGCTCGCCCCGGCCTCGCACGAGGTACCTGGTGACCGCGGGGGCTCGGGTCATGCTCGTGCTGCGCAAGGTGCTTCCAGACCGCGCCTTCGACGCGATGTTGAGCTCGCAGTTCCTGCGGCCGCGCTAGGTCGAGGAGCGAACCGCCTCCAGCGGCTCGGCGTTCGCCGCCGCGAACGCACCCGTCGCTTCAGCGATCAGTCGCTCGGCTACCGCTCTGTCCTCGCCGAATGCGACCAGCAGGTTCGTCGCCGAGTCGGTAGCGACCTGGATAGCTTCCTCGATGGTCAGACATCCGGACATCTCCAGCGAGATGACACCGTGCGACATCGCCCAGAGCTGCGTCGCGAGCCGCCACGGATCGCCCTGGAACCGACCCGCCTCCACCGCCCGTTGCACCGACCGCACCAGCCGCTCGAACGTCTCGATGCCGACCTCGGCCTCGCCCTCCTCGATGGGCTCCATGAACATGAAGCGATAGAGGTGCGAGTTCGCCAGCGCGTTTGTGAAGTAAGCGATGCCTTGAGCTACCACCTCGGCGACGACGTCATCCGAGTGAGGGAGCGCGTCCTGCAGCGCGGCCAGGCGCGCGAACCCCTCCCGGCGGAGCTCGTGTTTGAGCTCCTCCATGCCCCTGAAGTACGTGTACACGGCCATCGTCGAGGTGCCGACCTCGCGGGCGAGGCGCCGCGTCGTCAACGCGCCGGGGCCCTCCTGGATGAGCAGCCGCGCGGCTGCGTCGATCAGGGCGGTCCTTACCTGCGGGTCGGGCGGCTTCGGGCTCACGTTTGACAGTCTGTCATACCAGCGTTATGTTTCGGGTATAACGTCATTATGTAAAGGGAGGAGAGATGGCGCTCCTGCGGCGAGCCGGTTCGAGCCGGGATATATGGGCAGCTCCGCCCGGCGGCGCGGTAGCTGCGGCGGGGCGCTCGACCCTCAAGCCGGCGATCGCCTTCGTGGTGGCCGTGTCGCTGGGACTCGGCGGCTCGATCATGTACGCGTCGATGAAGACCTCCACCGCGGTCTCGGCCGAGGACGCACTCGCCGAGTTCCAGGCCAACAGCGCCTCCCGATCGGGCGACACGGACACAAGCGACAGCCCGAAGCCACAGCGGCCGAGACGAAGTCAAGACTCACCCGCAACCCGCGGCAAAATCCAAAAGCGCGCACGCGGAGCGGCAGCCGCGACGGGCGGCGGCAACGCGGCAGCGGCCCCCGCCGCCACGACCTCCGGCCCCGCGGAGCAGCCGCCAGGTGCGGACGGTGAAGCTCCCACTCGAACCCGTCCTGCGGCCGCGCCCCCGCGCCCCGACGAAGGGGTCTACGCCTGGGAGGTCGACGGCTACGAGCAAGCGCCGGGCGTGAGACGGGACCTTCCATCCCGCTCGCATCGCGTCATCACGCACGAGGGCGATACGGCCTGGACCGAGCACCACATCTTCTCCGAGGAGAAAGAGCAGTGGTTGAACCTCAACGTGCAGTCCGAGGGTGTGACCGTGACGGCCGTACGTAACCGTGTGGTGATGGGTCCCGTCACCGTCGACA of Actinomycetota bacterium contains these proteins:
- a CDS encoding ABC transporter ATP-binding protein gives rise to the protein MSAVVRTDGLTKRFGALAAVDEVSLEVHRGDLFGFLGPNGSGKTTTLRMILGLMFPTGGSIEVLGRPVPRKVREVLPRIGALVEGPGFYPHLSARSNLALFDAAGPGGAKRTRHARIDDALERVGLAGVGRKPFKAFSTGMQQRLGLASALLRPHELLILDEPTNGLDPQGMRDIRALLVELVAQGTTIVLSSHLLGEIESICTRAAIVHRGRLLAQDEIPTLLAPTGRVRIVTEDAAQAERVLGHSNGFHSVTRDRSGLALQLGGASPEELNRRLVTNGIDVRELIVERPTLEDVFLKLTAGGPRVPG
- a CDS encoding ABC transporter permease — protein: MFLVEIRKLLTRPRTWVTIALLTSLPTIVAVFLKVSGVGPRAGSGPPFLSQVLSNGALFPVAALALILPVFLPIAVSVIAGDAVAGEASAGTLRYLLIRPVGRTRLLFTKLAITTVFVFLAVVIVAGVGYVVGATFFGIKPLPTVSGARIAAEDATWRTAVSVCFIAVSMLGVASIALFLSTITDSGLGAALGAMAALVTSQVLDLLVAAESIRPYLPTHYWLAFVDLFRYPVLWHDVIRGFAIQGVYIAVFLGAAWANFATKDIKS
- a CDS encoding alpha/beta fold hydrolase produces the protein MLSALSPQRRRLLIVSAALTALTLVAVVLLLRTQSEPPPRASGPVPVVLVHGFGGDSSAMAAIQARLQREGLQVTSVDLPGGGIGDITESAGTVAAAVEATRSSTVDLIGFSMGGLVIRAYLEHHDGLHRARHVVTLGSPHHGTNIAGAAAVADPGLCTGACEQMTPGSGFLEELNEPDETPAGPSFVTVWTSFDETVTPPETATLEGAVNVQVQSVCPTSTAGHGDLPRDPMVLGLIVQTLRGKTLTAPEPNDCQRLSRLGT
- a CDS encoding oxidoreductase codes for the protein MNHDPVLITGCSTGIGRATALRLARKGWTVYATARRPETVADLPGCEALQLDVTDEDSMRSAVDHVEQRHGAVGALVNNAGYGVHGAFETTDLDEVRVQFETNFFGMARLTQLVLPGMRAARAGRIVNISSMGGRFTFPGGAFYHASKHAVEAMSDALRFEVAGFGITVVVIEPGVIKTPFGDTAIATVAHAVEENDPYSRFNQDLMLRFDSAYNGTMSRFAASPPEAVARVIERAIRSPRPRTRYLVTAGARVMLVLRKVLPDRAFDAMLSSQFLRPR
- a CDS encoding TetR/AcrR family transcriptional regulator, yielding MSPKPPDPQVRTALIDAAARLLIQEGPGALTTRRLAREVGTSTMAVYTYFRGMEELKHELRREGFARLAALQDALPHSDDVVAEVVAQGIAYFTNALANSHLYRFMFMEPIEEGEAEVGIETFERLVRSVQRAVEAGRFQGDPWRLATQLWAMSHGVISLEMSGCLTIEEAIQVATDSATNLLVAFGEDRAVAERLIAEATGAFAAANAEPLEAVRSST